In Nomascus leucogenys isolate Asia chromosome 8, Asia_NLE_v1, whole genome shotgun sequence, a single genomic region encodes these proteins:
- the LOC105740123 gene encoding peptidyl-prolyl cis-trans isomerase A-like: MINPTMFFNIAVDGEPLRCVSFEPFADKFPKTAENFHALSTGEKGFGYKGSCFQRIIPGFMCQGGDFTCHNGTGSKSIYREKFDDENFILMHTGPGILSMAKAGSNTNSSQFFICTAKTEWLDGKHVVFGKVKEGIKFVEAMGDFGSWNGKTRKKITTADCGPL; the protein is encoded by the exons ATGATCAACCCCACCATGTTCTTCAACATCGCTGTCGATGGTGAGCCCTTGAGGTGTGTCTCCTTTGAGCCTTTTGCAGACAAGTTTCCAAAGACAGCAGAAAACTTTCATGCTCTGAGCACTGGAGAGAAAGGATTTGGTTATAAGGGTTCCTGCTTTCAGAGAATTATTCCAGGGTTTATGTGTCAGGGTGGTGACTTCACATGCCATAATGGCACTGGTAGCAAGTCCATCTACAGGGAGAAATTTGATGATGAGAACTTCATCCTAATGCATACAGGTCCTGGCATCTTGTCCATGGCAAAGGCTGGATCCAACACAAACAGTTCCCAGTTTTTCATCTGCACTGCCAAGACTGAGTGGTTGGATGGCAAGCATGTGGTCTTCGGCAAGGTGAAAGAAGGCAttaa aTTTGTGGAGGCCATGGGGGACTTTGGGTCCTGGAATGGCAAGACCCGCAAGAAGATCACCACTGCTGATTGTGGACCACTCTAA
- the FAIM gene encoding fas apoptotic inhibitory molecule 1 isoform X1 — MKPSRLFLPTMASGDDSPIFEDDESPPYSLEKMTDLVAVWDVALSDGVHKIEFEHGTTSGKRVVYVDGKEVIRKEWMFKLVGKETFYVGATRTKATINIDAISGFAYEYTLEINGKSLKKYMENRSKTTNTWVLHMDGENFRIVLEKDTMDVWCNGKKLETAGEFVDDGTETHFSIGNHDCYIKAVSSGKRREGIIHTLIVDNREIPEIAS, encoded by the exons ACTGTTTTTGCCAACTATGGCATCTGGAGATGACAGTCCTATCTTTGAAGATGATGAAAG cCCTCCTTACAGCCTAGAAAAAATGACAGATCTCGTAGCTGTTTGGGATGTTGCTTTAAGTGACGGAGTCCACAAGATTGAATTTGAACATGGGACTACCTCAGGCAAAAGAGTAGTATATGTAGATGGAAAG GAAGTGATAAGAAAAGAGTGGATGTTCAAATTAGTGGGCAAAGAAACATTCTATGTTGGAGCTACAAGGACAAAAGCGACCATAAATATAGACGCTATCAGTGGTTTTGCTTATGAATATACTCTGGAAATTAATGGGAAAAGTCTCAAGAAGTATATGGAGAACAGATCAAAAACCACCAATACTTGGGTATTACACATGGATGGTGAGAACTTTAGAATTGTTTTGG aaaaagatacTATGGATGTATGGTGCAATGGTAAAAAATTGGAGACAGCG GGTGAGTTTGTAGATGATGGGACTGAAACTCACTTCAGTATCGGGAACCATGACTGTTACATAAAGGCTGTCAGTAGTGGGAAGCGGAGAGAAGGGATTATTCATACTCTCATTGTGGATAATAGAGAAATCCCAGAGATTGCAAGTTAA
- the FAIM gene encoding fas apoptotic inhibitory molecule 1 isoform X2 translates to MASGDDSPIFEDDESPPYSLEKMTDLVAVWDVALSDGVHKIEFEHGTTSGKRVVYVDGKEVIRKEWMFKLVGKETFYVGATRTKATINIDAISGFAYEYTLEINGKSLKKYMENRSKTTNTWVLHMDGENFRIVLEKDTMDVWCNGKKLETAGEFVDDGTETHFSIGNHDCYIKAVSSGKRREGIIHTLIVDNREIPEIAS, encoded by the exons ATGGCATCTGGAGATGACAGTCCTATCTTTGAAGATGATGAAAG cCCTCCTTACAGCCTAGAAAAAATGACAGATCTCGTAGCTGTTTGGGATGTTGCTTTAAGTGACGGAGTCCACAAGATTGAATTTGAACATGGGACTACCTCAGGCAAAAGAGTAGTATATGTAGATGGAAAG GAAGTGATAAGAAAAGAGTGGATGTTCAAATTAGTGGGCAAAGAAACATTCTATGTTGGAGCTACAAGGACAAAAGCGACCATAAATATAGACGCTATCAGTGGTTTTGCTTATGAATATACTCTGGAAATTAATGGGAAAAGTCTCAAGAAGTATATGGAGAACAGATCAAAAACCACCAATACTTGGGTATTACACATGGATGGTGAGAACTTTAGAATTGTTTTGG aaaaagatacTATGGATGTATGGTGCAATGGTAAAAAATTGGAGACAGCG GGTGAGTTTGTAGATGATGGGACTGAAACTCACTTCAGTATCGGGAACCATGACTGTTACATAAAGGCTGTCAGTAGTGGGAAGCGGAGAGAAGGGATTATTCATACTCTCATTGTGGATAATAGAGAAATCCCAGAGATTGCAAGTTAA
- the FAIM gene encoding fas apoptotic inhibitory molecule 1 isoform X3, producing MTDLVAVWDVALSDGVHKIEFEHGTTSGKRVVYVDGKEVIRKEWMFKLVGKETFYVGATRTKATINIDAISGFAYEYTLEINGKSLKKYMENRSKTTNTWVLHMDGENFRIVLEKDTMDVWCNGKKLETAGEFVDDGTETHFSIGNHDCYIKAVSSGKRREGIIHTLIVDNREIPEIAS from the exons ATGACAGATCTCGTAGCTGTTTGGGATGTTGCTTTAAGTGACGGAGTCCACAAGATTGAATTTGAACATGGGACTACCTCAGGCAAAAGAGTAGTATATGTAGATGGAAAG GAAGTGATAAGAAAAGAGTGGATGTTCAAATTAGTGGGCAAAGAAACATTCTATGTTGGAGCTACAAGGACAAAAGCGACCATAAATATAGACGCTATCAGTGGTTTTGCTTATGAATATACTCTGGAAATTAATGGGAAAAGTCTCAAGAAGTATATGGAGAACAGATCAAAAACCACCAATACTTGGGTATTACACATGGATGGTGAGAACTTTAGAATTGTTTTGG aaaaagatacTATGGATGTATGGTGCAATGGTAAAAAATTGGAGACAGCG GGTGAGTTTGTAGATGATGGGACTGAAACTCACTTCAGTATCGGGAACCATGACTGTTACATAAAGGCTGTCAGTAGTGGGAAGCGGAGAGAAGGGATTATTCATACTCTCATTGTGGATAATAGAGAAATCCCAGAGATTGCAAGTTAA